Proteins encoded together in one Aurantiacibacter aquimixticola window:
- a CDS encoding M14 family metallopeptidase, which produces MSTSDIVIDAAFDSGNIEIVSVDGATAHLRIPRDRNSEFAQWFHFRVSGVAGREIVLTIDNLKESAYPQGWPGYRACVSEDRDYWGRADSSYDESAGSGTLTIRYTPASDIAWFAYFAPYSLERHHDLVSEAAAAEGVDYRRLGETLDGRPVDCLEMGDGDKQVWLYARQHPGESMAEWWMEGALEVLTDPADVVGRALRKHCRLHVVPNCNPDGSFRGHLRCNADGVNLNREWAQPSAEKSPEVLAIRNAMDESGVDFAMDVHGDEAIGAVFLAGFEGIPGWSDAQGERMYRYQRILDRRCLDFQTAKGYPKSPPGRANLAISTNQVAERYGATAMTLEMPFKDNDDWPDAAQGWSPERCKLLARECLAALVEWLETEEG; this is translated from the coding sequence ATGAGCACATCCGACATTGTCATCGACGCCGCCTTCGACAGCGGCAATATCGAAATCGTCTCCGTGGACGGAGCGACCGCCCATCTGCGCATCCCGCGCGATCGCAACAGCGAATTCGCGCAGTGGTTTCACTTCCGCGTCTCGGGCGTAGCGGGGCGGGAGATTGTCCTTACCATCGATAATCTGAAGGAAAGCGCCTATCCGCAAGGGTGGCCCGGCTATCGCGCCTGCGTTTCCGAAGATCGCGACTATTGGGGCCGTGCCGACAGCAGCTACGACGAAAGCGCAGGCAGTGGCACGCTGACCATCCGCTACACGCCCGCGTCCGACATCGCCTGGTTCGCCTATTTCGCGCCCTATTCGCTGGAACGGCATCACGACCTCGTGTCCGAAGCTGCGGCAGCCGAGGGCGTCGATTATCGGCGTCTTGGCGAAACGCTGGACGGTCGGCCGGTGGATTGCCTCGAAATGGGCGATGGCGACAAACAGGTCTGGCTCTACGCCCGCCAGCATCCGGGTGAGAGCATGGCCGAATGGTGGATGGAGGGCGCGCTCGAAGTGCTCACCGATCCCGCCGATGTCGTCGGCCGCGCACTGCGCAAGCATTGCCGCCTGCACGTCGTTCCGAATTGCAATCCCGACGGTTCCTTCCGCGGCCATTTGCGCTGCAATGCCGATGGCGTGAACCTTAACCGTGAATGGGCGCAGCCCAGCGCAGAGAAATCACCCGAAGTGCTCGCCATCCGCAATGCGATGGACGAAAGCGGCGTGGATTTCGCGATGGACGTGCACGGCGACGAAGCCATCGGCGCGGTGTTTTTGGCAGGCTTCGAAGGCATTCCCGGCTGGAGCGACGCGCAGGGCGAGCGGATGTATCGCTACCAGCGTATTCTCGACCGCCGCTGCCTCGATTTCCAGACCGCCAAGGGTTATCCCAAATCGCCGCCGGGCAGGGCCAATCTCGCAATCAGCACTAACCAGGTGGCCGAGCGGTACGGCGCAACGGCGATGACGCTGGAAATGCCGTTCAAGGACAATGATGACTGGCCCGACGCGGCGCAGGGCTGGAGCCCGGAGCGATGCAAGCTGCTGGCGCGCGAATGCTTGGCCGCGCTGGTCGAATGGCTGGAGACGGAAGAGGGCTGA
- a CDS encoding glycoside hydrolase family 25 protein, with protein MGKAKKSVLRFWIEVLLLLALVGVGAFIWWRTQNWLPPRGEYPTQGVLTGEAEGVVDISALRTARTDFVYLEASAGEDGRDAQFGRNLAALADTGIPHGAVHAYDPCVPAEKQAANFVTIVPRDPELLPPAIALSKLASECGDPVMEAGVESELTTFINQVEGHAGQPVVLKIAPEFQERYAIASRIERNLWLESGWVQPDYAGRPWTLWTANTNVRNPANGETMRWVVVQP; from the coding sequence ATGGGCAAGGCAAAAAAGAGCGTTCTGCGCTTCTGGATCGAAGTGCTGTTGTTGCTGGCGCTGGTGGGCGTCGGTGCGTTCATCTGGTGGCGCACGCAGAACTGGCTGCCGCCGCGCGGGGAATATCCGACGCAAGGGGTGCTGACCGGAGAGGCCGAGGGTGTCGTCGACATCTCCGCCTTGCGCACGGCGCGCACGGATTTCGTCTATCTCGAGGCCAGCGCGGGCGAAGATGGACGCGATGCGCAATTCGGCCGCAATCTCGCCGCGCTGGCGGACACGGGCATCCCGCACGGCGCGGTCCACGCCTACGATCCGTGCGTCCCGGCGGAAAAGCAGGCAGCCAATTTCGTGACCATCGTGCCGCGCGACCCGGAGCTACTGCCGCCAGCCATCGCGCTTTCCAAGCTCGCGAGCGAGTGCGGCGATCCGGTGATGGAAGCGGGCGTGGAAAGTGAGCTGACGACTTTCATCAACCAGGTCGAAGGCCATGCCGGGCAGCCCGTCGTTCTGAAAATCGCGCCGGAATTTCAGGAGCGCTACGCGATCGCGTCACGGATCGAGCGCAATCTCTGGCTCGAAAGCGGCTGGGTGCAGCCCGACTATGCGGGCAGGCCGTGGACCTTGTGGACCGCGAATACGAATGTGCGCAATCCGGCCAATGGCGAGACGATGCGGTGGGTGGTTGTGCAGCCCTAG
- a CDS encoding UPF0262 family protein encodes MGQDADDRIEAITLDEASVIARNDEIEKEREVALRDLVEDNSFRPLRAAEKGHAGPWRVHLGIVDGMLALGLTDRAGADAGTIGLGLSRLRRVVREYFAICDSYYKALRRASAQEIETVDMARRAIHDRGTRQLCETLDGKVDVDFETARRLFTLICVLHIKA; translated from the coding sequence ATGGGACAGGATGCGGACGACCGGATCGAGGCGATCACGCTCGATGAAGCGAGCGTCATCGCGCGCAATGACGAGATCGAGAAGGAGCGCGAAGTCGCCCTGCGCGACCTGGTCGAGGACAATAGCTTTCGCCCACTGCGCGCCGCCGAGAAGGGCCATGCGGGGCCGTGGCGCGTGCATCTGGGCATCGTCGATGGGATGCTGGCTCTCGGCCTGACGGACCGAGCGGGCGCGGATGCGGGAACCATCGGCCTCGGCCTGTCTCGGCTGCGCCGGGTAGTGCGAGAATATTTCGCCATCTGCGACAGCTACTACAAGGCGCTACGCCGCGCCTCCGCGCAGGAGATCGAGACGGTGGACATGGCACGCCGCGCCATTCACGATCGCGGCACGCGCCAGCTCTGCGAGACGCTGGACGGCAAGGTGGATGTGGATTTCGAAACCGCGCGGCGGCTGTTTACCTTGATCTGCGTGCTGCATATCAAGGCGTGA
- a CDS encoding replicative DNA helicase codes for MAEDLLIRSDSATETKADKGRALPTNLEAEAAFLGAVLIDNRVLEELPIELAPKHFYAPIHQRIFERILVGVDRQMVVTPVTLKPFFEADEGLSELGGTAYLARLTADGQGLLAPRELAQQIYDLALLRELVSVGRELVESALDTSEEVEPMRQIEGAEARLFQVAEGATSENTGTHFRQASHEAIRMVEAAMNSGGGLSGKTSGLEGIDRKTSGLHNSDLIILAGRPGMGKSSLAMNIAFNCAEEYLNFQRDGGPHSYGAPAAFFSLEMSADQLATRILAEQAEVSSEALRSGKLNRDEFQKLSFAAQKLADLPLYIDDTPALTISGLRTRARRLKRRHDIGLIVVDYLQLLQGSGRANDNRVNEISEISRGLKTLAKELQVPVIALSQLSRAVEQREDKRPMLSDLRESGSIEQDADMVWFIFRAEYYHEALRPDMPTETSSEGDKEKYRVWEDRFLELKNRATLIVAKQRHGSTGNVPLHFQSEFTKFTSPNMKDYSDYGFE; via the coding sequence ATGGCCGAAGATCTCCTTATCCGCTCCGACAGTGCGACCGAAACGAAAGCCGACAAAGGCCGCGCCCTGCCTACCAATCTGGAGGCGGAGGCCGCCTTTCTGGGCGCCGTGCTGATCGACAATCGGGTGCTCGAAGAACTGCCGATCGAACTTGCGCCCAAGCATTTCTACGCCCCGATCCACCAGCGCATTTTCGAGCGTATCCTTGTCGGCGTGGATCGGCAGATGGTCGTGACCCCGGTGACGCTGAAGCCCTTCTTCGAAGCCGACGAAGGCCTCTCCGAATTGGGCGGCACCGCCTATCTCGCGCGGCTGACAGCCGACGGGCAGGGCCTCCTCGCCCCGCGCGAACTGGCGCAGCAAATTTACGATCTGGCACTGCTGCGAGAATTGGTGAGCGTGGGCCGCGAACTGGTCGAAAGCGCGCTCGACACCTCGGAAGAGGTCGAACCGATGCGCCAGATCGAAGGCGCGGAAGCACGGCTGTTCCAGGTCGCCGAAGGGGCGACGAGCGAGAACACCGGCACCCATTTCCGCCAGGCATCTCACGAAGCGATCCGCATGGTCGAGGCGGCGATGAATTCGGGCGGCGGACTGTCTGGCAAGACCTCGGGCCTCGAGGGTATCGACCGAAAGACGAGCGGCCTGCACAATTCGGATCTGATCATCCTCGCCGGGCGGCCGGGCATGGGCAAGAGCTCGCTCGCCATGAATATCGCTTTCAATTGCGCCGAGGAATATCTCAACTTCCAGCGCGATGGCGGCCCGCATTCCTACGGCGCGCCGGCCGCCTTCTTCAGCCTGGAAATGAGCGCGGACCAGCTGGCGACGCGTATCCTTGCCGAACAGGCCGAAGTGTCTTCCGAAGCGCTGCGTTCGGGTAAATTGAACCGTGACGAGTTCCAGAAACTGTCCTTCGCGGCGCAAAAGCTGGCGGACCTGCCGCTCTATATCGACGACACGCCCGCGCTCACCATTTCCGGCCTTCGCACCCGCGCCCGGCGGCTGAAGCGGCGTCACGATATCGGACTGATCGTCGTCGACTATTTGCAGCTGCTGCAAGGATCGGGCCGCGCGAACGACAATCGCGTGAACGAGATTTCGGAGATTTCGCGCGGGCTGAAGACGCTCGCGAAGGAGCTGCAGGTGCCGGTGATCGCGCTTTCCCAGCTCAGCCGCGCGGTCGAGCAACGCGAGGACAAGCGGCCCATGCTATCCGATCTGCGCGAATCGGGCTCGATCGAGCAGGATGCGGACATGGTGTGGTTCATCTTTCGCGCCGAATATTACCACGAGGCGCTGCGCCCCGACATGCCGACCGAGACCAGCTCCGAAGGCGACAAGGAGAAATATCGCGTCTGGGAAGATCGCTTCCTGGAACTGAAAAACCGCGCCACGCTGATCGTCGCCAAGCAACGCCACGGCTCCACCGGCAACGTCCCGCTCCACTTCCAGAGCGAGTTCACCAAATTCACCTCGCCGAATATGAAGGACTATTCGGATTACGGGTTCGAGTGA
- a CDS encoding phospholipase D-like domain-containing protein → MAEHYTSCDPDALPDWADPAPFTAEAQGHSFTFFPAGKDRRDALIELIDEAERTLKVAYYVFAPDSIGEQVRDALVRAAKRGVDVTLIVDGFGATVDDEFMADLKAAGGTFCIFLAKWSRRALIRNHQKIVIADDRVAMMGGFNVEDDYFAPPSDNGWNDLGFRWEGETVGKLAEWFAELREWAGDADAQFRDITRRVRDWDSGDGPVRLLIGGPTKGLSSWAKAIVEDMKEGEKLDMMMAYFSPNKKLRQRIARIAEKGETHLIMAGKSDNGATIGASRSLYRFLLDAGAKIYEFMPCKMHTKLLVLDDTVYMGSANFDMRSLYLNLEIVLQVEDAALAERMRGFIQDHREVCCPITRQEHAKQATLWNRAKWRACWFLVNVVDYTVSRRLNLGF, encoded by the coding sequence ATGGCGGAGCATTACACCAGTTGCGATCCCGACGCCCTTCCCGATTGGGCCGACCCCGCCCCATTCACCGCCGAAGCACAGGGCCACAGCTTCACCTTCTTTCCCGCCGGCAAGGACCGGCGCGATGCCCTTATCGAACTGATCGACGAGGCGGAGCGCACTCTCAAGGTCGCTTATTACGTCTTCGCGCCTGACAGCATCGGCGAACAGGTGCGCGATGCGCTGGTGCGCGCGGCGAAGCGCGGCGTCGACGTCACGCTGATCGTCGACGGCTTCGGCGCGACGGTGGACGACGAGTTCATGGCCGACCTCAAGGCAGCTGGCGGCACCTTCTGCATCTTCCTGGCCAAATGGTCCCGCCGCGCGCTCATCCGCAATCACCAGAAGATCGTCATCGCCGATGACCGCGTGGCGATGATGGGCGGGTTCAATGTCGAGGACGACTATTTCGCGCCGCCATCCGACAATGGCTGGAACGATCTCGGCTTTCGCTGGGAAGGCGAGACCGTCGGCAAGCTGGCCGAATGGTTTGCCGAACTGAGGGAATGGGCGGGCGATGCGGACGCACAGTTCCGCGACATCACGCGCCGCGTGCGGGACTGGGATAGCGGCGACGGCCCCGTCCGGCTGCTGATCGGCGGCCCGACCAAGGGCCTTTCTAGCTGGGCAAAGGCCATCGTCGAGGACATGAAGGAGGGCGAGAAGCTGGACATGATGATGGCCTATTTCTCGCCCAACAAGAAGCTGCGCCAACGCATCGCCCGCATTGCCGAGAAGGGCGAAACGCATCTCATCATGGCGGGCAAGAGCGATAATGGCGCAACCATCGGTGCGAGCCGCTCGCTCTACCGCTTCCTGCTCGATGCGGGCGCGAAGATCTACGAATTCATGCCGTGCAAGATGCACACCAAGCTGCTGGTGCTGGATGACACCGTCTATATGGGCAGCGCCAATTTCGATATGCGCAGCCTCTATCTCAACCTCGAGATCGTGTTGCAGGTGGAGGATGCCGCGCTTGCCGAGCGAATGCGCGGCTTCATCCAGGATCACCGCGAAGTCTGCTGCCCGATCACGAGGCAAGAGCATGCGAAGCAGGCGACGCTGTGGAACCGCGCCAAGTGGCGCGCCTGCTGGTTCCTCGTGAACGTGGTCGACTACACCGTCTCGCGGCGGCTCAATCTGGGGTTCTGA
- the rpoZ gene encoding DNA-directed RNA polymerase subunit omega, translating to MARVTVEDCVDKVPNRFDLVLLAAQRAREISGGAEITLDRDRDKNPVVALREIAETSVKPKHLAESLVQSLQTILPDEEDEADEVGSLSQSAEAMRLSAAAPTRSTSIGADYEG from the coding sequence ATGGCGCGCGTTACCGTCGAAGATTGCGTCGACAAAGTCCCCAACCGTTTCGACCTTGTCCTGCTGGCCGCCCAGCGCGCGCGGGAGATTTCCGGCGGTGCCGAGATCACGCTCGATCGCGACCGGGACAAGAACCCCGTCGTCGCCCTGCGAGAGATTGCGGAAACTTCGGTCAAGCCGAAGCACTTGGCAGAATCGCTGGTGCAGTCGCTGCAGACCATCCTTCCGGATGAAGAGGACGAAGCGGACGAAGTCGGTTCGCTGAGCCAGTCGGCCGAAGCCATGCGCCTGTCGGCCGCCGCGCCAACGCGCTCGACCTCGATCGGGGCCGACTACGAAGGCTAA
- a CDS encoding sterol desaturase family protein, which yields MQTSTDMALAGLAFMAGGFLMIAGLELLLPFRRRTQSPLTRWTTNLALFAIDTLAVRFLLPIAMVGTAVFAAQEGWGLSNVLSVPGWLAFSVTLLVLDLALYLQHWATHRVPLLWRLHRVHHTDRDFDVTTAARFHPIEILASMVWKCGIVLALGAPMQAVFVFEVGFALFTLWTHANLSLPAGLDRVARKLIVTPDMHRIHHSSRERETNSNYGTVLSGWDKLFGTYRAESQDGQSGITIGLVEWQDDRTASLGFSLLLPFRKR from the coding sequence ATGCAAACGAGCACGGATATGGCGCTGGCGGGTCTCGCCTTCATGGCAGGCGGCTTCCTGATGATTGCCGGATTGGAGCTATTGCTACCATTCCGCCGAAGGACGCAGTCGCCGCTCACCCGCTGGACGACCAACCTTGCGCTATTTGCCATCGACACGCTGGCCGTCCGTTTCCTTCTGCCCATTGCGATGGTCGGCACCGCGGTATTTGCAGCGCAAGAAGGCTGGGGCCTGTCCAATGTCTTGAGCGTTCCCGGCTGGCTCGCCTTCAGCGTGACGCTGCTCGTGCTCGATCTCGCGCTGTATCTCCAGCACTGGGCGACGCATCGCGTGCCGCTGCTCTGGCGGCTGCACCGTGTTCACCACACCGATCGCGATTTCGATGTGACGACGGCGGCGCGGTTCCACCCGATTGAGATCCTTGCCTCGATGGTCTGGAAATGCGGTATCGTGCTGGCGCTCGGCGCGCCGATGCAGGCGGTCTTTGTGTTCGAGGTCGGCTTTGCGCTCTTCACCCTGTGGACGCACGCCAACCTCTCGCTGCCCGCGGGGCTTGACCGGGTGGCGCGCAAGCTGATCGTTACACCGGACATGCACCGCATCCACCACTCGTCGCGCGAGCGGGAGACGAACAGCAATTACGGCACCGTGCTGTCCGGCTGGGACAAGCTGTTCGGCACCTATCGCGCCGAGTCGCAGGATGGGCAGAGCGGCATCACCATCGGCCTCGTCGAATGGCAGGACGATCGGACAGCGAGCCTTGGCTTCAGCCTGCTGCTGCCTTTTCGCAAGCGCTAG
- a CDS encoding DUF3667 domain-containing protein, giving the protein MSDLFDGIGTASEGGLFARALEPDSGAKRPHPDQPDACRNCGTELTGAYCQACGQRGHLHRTIGAFVHELLHGALHFEGKFWRTLPMLVFRPGKLTRRYIDGERARFVSPMALFLFTVFLMFAIFQMLGITAPADLDRSGVDTARTAAVEALAEARTERDALAQEGSSEAAENLDDRIDKLNDAIRQIDEGENYAFTGKGGNTFSQQINLTGIDFIDRGIVKKWRTNPSLMLYKLQANGYKFSWLLIPISIPFVWLLFAWKRRFKAYDHAIFVTYSISFVTLMFIVTSALVIIGPVGAVIAGFLPLVVPVHLYKQLRHAYGLSRFSAFWRLMVLSVFIWIVVILFLQVLLMLGAF; this is encoded by the coding sequence ATGAGCGACTTATTCGACGGCATCGGCACGGCGAGTGAAGGCGGCCTGTTCGCCCGCGCGCTGGAACCCGATTCGGGGGCAAAGCGACCACATCCCGACCAACCCGATGCGTGTAGAAATTGCGGGACGGAACTGACCGGCGCTTACTGCCAAGCCTGCGGACAAAGAGGTCATCTGCACCGTACGATCGGCGCATTCGTGCACGAATTGCTGCATGGCGCGTTGCATTTCGAAGGGAAGTTCTGGCGCACGCTTCCGATGCTCGTTTTCAGGCCGGGCAAGCTGACGCGGCGCTATATCGACGGGGAACGGGCGCGCTTCGTTTCGCCAATGGCGCTCTTCCTCTTCACCGTCTTTCTGATGTTCGCGATCTTCCAGATGCTCGGCATAACGGCGCCGGCCGATCTGGACCGATCAGGTGTCGATACGGCCCGGACAGCGGCTGTAGAGGCATTGGCCGAAGCTCGCACGGAGCGCGACGCTCTTGCGCAAGAAGGGTCGTCGGAAGCAGCAGAAAATCTCGACGATCGCATCGACAAGCTCAATGACGCTATCCGTCAGATCGACGAAGGTGAGAATTATGCCTTCACAGGGAAAGGCGGCAACACGTTCAGCCAGCAGATCAACCTGACCGGTATCGATTTCATCGATCGCGGTATCGTCAAGAAGTGGCGCACCAACCCCAGCCTCATGCTCTACAAGCTGCAGGCGAACGGGTACAAATTCAGCTGGTTGCTGATACCGATCTCGATACCGTTCGTCTGGCTTCTCTTCGCCTGGAAACGGCGCTTCAAAGCTTACGATCACGCGATTTTCGTTACCTATTCGATCAGCTTCGTCACGCTTATGTTCATCGTCACATCGGCGCTCGTGATCATTGGACCGGTTGGAGCCGTGATCGCGGGCTTCCTACCCTTGGTCGTGCCGGTCCACCTCTATAAACAGCTTCGCCACGCATATGGATTGTCGCGCTTTTCGGCATTCTGGCGATTGATGGTGCTGAGCGTCTTTATCTGGATCGTCGTGATCCTGTTCCTGCAGGTCCTGCTGATGCTGGGAGCGTTTTAA
- a CDS encoding DUF3072 domain-containing protein, whose amino-acid sequence MTAPKPSDTPKSDPVSNAEKDPENWTTGDERMTGAQASYLKTLSEEAGQPDAYDTSLTKAEASKRIDALQDKTGRGG is encoded by the coding sequence ATGACAGCCCCGAAGCCGAGTGACACCCCCAAGTCCGATCCGGTCTCCAATGCCGAAAAGGATCCCGAAAACTGGACCACTGGCGATGAGCGCATGACCGGCGCGCAGGCGAGCTACCTCAAGACGCTGAGCGAAGAGGCCGGCCAACCCGATGCCTATGACACGTCGTTGACGAAGGCGGAGGCGTCCAAGCGTATCGACGCATTGCAGGACAAGACTGGTCGCGGCGGTTAA
- the ftsH gene encoding ATP-dependent zinc metalloprotease FtsH, with amino-acid sequence MSDNREPEEQPNPWMKSLFVWGGIFLALLLAVSMFGGSREAPGTTIAYSDFKERVESGAVEQAAISPDVITGTLGNGERFSVQRVEGDDRLFEQLDAAGVDYTGEPAEGGNVLLMILIQTLPFLLILGIAFFALRQVQKGGGAGGAMGFGKSKAKLLTEKQGRVTFEDVAGIDEAREELQEIVEFLKDPQRFSKLGGQIPKGALLVGSPGTGKTLLARAIAGEARVPFFTISGSDFVEMFVGVGASRVRDMFEQAKKNAPCIVFIDEIDAVGRHRGNGIGNSNDEREQTLNQLLVEMDGFEANEGIIIIAATNRPDVLDPALLRPGRFDRQVVVPIPDIDGREKILAVHMKKVPLAPDVNPRTIARGTPGFSGADLANLVNEAALLAARRNKRLVAMQEFEDAKDKVMMGTERKSMVMTEDEKKMTAYHEAGHALVSLNEPASDPIHKATIIPRGRALGMVMRLPERDNYSYHRDKMHANLAVAMGGRVAEEIIFGHDKVSSGASGDIQYATDLAKNMVTKWGMSDKLGPLMYEQSQEGYLGMGATQRTMSGADTNKLIDAEIKRLVEEGLKRANDILTDQEDKLHLLAQAMLEYETLTGEEINQLMKDGKLDRPDAPSGPIPVAPSHGSAVPKAGRRFGGDNEAPQGA; translated from the coding sequence ATGAGTGACAATCGCGAGCCCGAAGAACAGCCAAATCCCTGGATGAAGAGCCTGTTTGTCTGGGGCGGCATCTTCCTCGCTCTGCTGCTGGCCGTTTCGATGTTCGGCGGCAGCCGCGAAGCGCCGGGTACGACCATCGCCTATTCCGACTTCAAGGAGCGCGTCGAATCGGGCGCGGTGGAACAGGCGGCGATCTCTCCAGACGTCATAACGGGCACGCTCGGCAATGGAGAGCGCTTCTCCGTCCAGCGCGTCGAGGGCGACGATCGCCTGTTCGAACAGCTGGACGCAGCGGGCGTCGACTACACGGGCGAACCGGCCGAGGGCGGCAATGTTCTGCTGATGATCCTGATCCAGACGCTGCCTTTCCTCCTCATCCTCGGCATCGCCTTCTTCGCGCTGCGCCAGGTTCAGAAGGGCGGCGGCGCAGGCGGTGCGATGGGCTTCGGCAAGTCCAAGGCCAAGCTGCTTACCGAAAAGCAGGGCCGCGTCACGTTCGAGGACGTGGCCGGTATCGATGAAGCGCGCGAGGAATTGCAGGAAATCGTCGAGTTCCTGAAGGATCCGCAACGCTTCTCCAAGCTCGGTGGCCAGATTCCCAAGGGCGCGCTGCTGGTCGGCTCGCCCGGAACCGGTAAGACGCTGCTCGCCCGCGCCATCGCCGGCGAAGCCCGCGTGCCCTTCTTCACCATTTCGGGCTCCGACTTCGTCGAGATGTTCGTCGGCGTCGGCGCGAGCCGCGTGCGCGACATGTTCGAACAGGCCAAGAAGAACGCGCCCTGTATCGTTTTCATCGACGAAATCGACGCCGTGGGTCGCCATCGCGGCAATGGCATCGGAAATTCCAATGACGAACGCGAGCAGACGCTGAACCAGCTGCTGGTCGAAATGGACGGTTTCGAGGCCAATGAAGGCATCATCATCATCGCCGCGACCAACCGCCCCGACGTGCTCGATCCCGCATTGCTGCGCCCAGGCCGTTTCGACCGCCAGGTCGTGGTGCCGATCCCCGATATCGACGGCCGCGAGAAGATCCTTGCCGTGCACATGAAGAAGGTGCCGCTGGCGCCCGACGTGAATCCGCGCACCATCGCGCGCGGCACGCCCGGCTTCTCCGGTGCGGATCTTGCGAACCTCGTCAACGAGGCAGCCCTGCTCGCCGCGCGTCGCAATAAGCGCCTCGTCGCCATGCAGGAATTCGAGGACGCCAAGGACAAGGTGATGATGGGCACCGAGCGCAAGTCCATGGTGATGACCGAGGACGAGAAGAAGATGACCGCCTATCACGAGGCGGGCCATGCGCTGGTCTCGCTGAACGAGCCGGCGTCCGACCCGATTCACAAGGCCACCATCATCCCACGCGGCCGCGCGCTGGGCATGGTGATGCGTCTGCCCGAGCGCGACAACTACTCATACCACCGCGACAAAATGCACGCGAACCTTGCCGTGGCGATGGGTGGCCGCGTGGCGGAGGAAATCATCTTCGGCCATGACAAGGTGTCGAGCGGTGCGTCGGGCGACATCCAGTACGCCACCGACCTTGCCAAGAACATGGTCACCAAGTGGGGCATGTCCGACAAGCTTGGTCCGCTGATGTACGAGCAGAGCCAGGAGGGTTATCTCGGCATGGGTGCAACGCAGCGCACGATGTCGGGCGCCGATACCAACAAGCTCATCGATGCCGAAATCAAGCGGTTGGTCGAAGAAGGGCTGAAGCGCGCCAACGACATCCTGACCGACCAGGAGGACAAGCTGCACCTGCTGGCCCAGGCGATGCTGGAATACGAGACGCTGACTGGTGAAGAGATCAACCAGCTTATGAAGGACGGCAAGCTCGACCGGCCCGATGCGCCAAGCGGACCGATCCCGGTGGCACCGTCGCATGGTTCTGCCGTGCCCAAAGCGGGGCGGCGCTTCGGCGGCGACAACGAGGCACCGCAGGGCGCATAG
- a CDS encoding helix-turn-helix transcriptional regulator: MNNRLRVLRAERQWSQQDLADRLEVSRQSVNAIETGKYDPSLPLAFKIADVFELAIEEIFLRDVAEQAAE; this comes from the coding sequence GTGAACAATCGCCTCCGCGTGCTTCGCGCAGAGCGGCAATGGAGCCAGCAGGACCTTGCGGACCGTCTGGAAGTCAGCCGCCAGAGCGTGAACGCCATCGAAACGGGCAAGTACGATCCCTCGCTCCCGCTCGCTTTCAAGATCGCCGACGTGTTCGAACTGGCGATCGAGGAGATTTTTCTTCGCGACGTGGCCGAACAGGCCGCCGAGTAG
- a CDS encoding alpha/beta fold hydrolase: MICTYRTARFAVLSTLALLLGLAILLTPRSASAQEAFEPARFSVEVTGEGPDAIFIPGLSTSREVWRDAVADLEGYRVHLVQVRGFGEDAGMNAQGEVLVPLVAELARYIEAEQMEAPAIIGHSVGGLTAMTLAAKHPDLPGRVMIVDALPWIAHIFVPPGTEPQMDAMLARGEMMRRMMAGGWTGQRGPGAPEQMLRTQIADPASMPRLLEITDGVDTRVSGQLIYDALTADMRENIASITAPVTVMVPVRPDFLPAATVERFYRAQYAALPDADFVTIAHAGHFVMLDQPDEFRDALAVFLAD, from the coding sequence ATGATATGCACTTATCGAACGGCGCGCTTCGCCGTGCTCTCCACGCTCGCCCTGCTTCTGGGCCTCGCAATCCTTCTCACACCGCGATCCGCCAGCGCGCAGGAGGCTTTCGAACCGGCGCGCTTCTCGGTCGAGGTGACGGGCGAAGGACCGGATGCGATCTTCATCCCGGGCCTCTCGACCAGCCGCGAGGTCTGGCGCGACGCGGTGGCGGACCTCGAAGGCTACCGCGTGCATCTGGTGCAGGTGCGCGGCTTCGGAGAGGATGCGGGTATGAACGCCCAGGGAGAAGTGCTCGTGCCGCTGGTTGCGGAGCTTGCCCGCTACATCGAGGCCGAACAGATGGAAGCGCCCGCCATTATCGGCCACTCGGTCGGCGGGCTCACCGCGATGACGCTGGCGGCAAAGCACCCTGACCTGCCGGGTCGGGTGATGATCGTCGATGCCTTGCCCTGGATCGCGCATATCTTCGTGCCGCCGGGCACCGAGCCTCAGATGGACGCCATGCTCGCGCGCGGCGAGATGATGCGAAGGATGATGGCAGGCGGCTGGACGGGCCAACGCGGCCCCGGCGCGCCGGAACAGATGCTCCGCACGCAGATCGCCGACCCGGCCAGCATGCCGCGCCTGCTCGAGATTACCGACGGCGTCGATACGCGGGTGAGCGGTCAGCTTATTTACGACGCACTGACAGCGGATATGCGCGAAAACATCGCCTCAATCACCGCGCCCGTCACCGTAATGGTGCCGGTGCGACCCGATTTCCTGCCCGCTGCAACCGTCGAACGCTTCTACCGCGCACAATATGCAGCGTTGCCGGACGCAGACTTCGTCACCATCGCGCATGCGGGCCACTTCGTGATGCTCGACCAGCCCGACGAATTTCGTGATGCGCTGGCGGTGTTTCTGGCCGACTAG